CAGTAGACGGCCCGGCCGCCCTCGACCGTGAGCGCCAGCGCCTCGCGGTTCGCCCAGGCGAGCATGAGCACGGTGCCGTCCAGCTCCTGCGCGATCACCGGCACGAGCCCGCGCTCGTCGAACTTCACCCGGGCCAGCTCGCCCGGCGCGACCGCCACCTGCGCGCTCACGGCCGCACCTCGAAGCCGCGCTGGCGCAGGTACGCCTTCGCCTCGCCCACCGTGTACTCCCCGTCGTGGAAGATGCTGGCGGCGAGCGCGGCGTCGGCGTAGCGGAGCCCCTCGGCGAGGTGCTCGAGGGTCCCGACGCCGCCGGAGGCGATGACCGGGATGGAGACCGCGCCGCACACCTTCTCCAGCAGCTCCAGGTCGTAGCCGCCGCGTGTCCCGTCGCGGTCCATGCTGGTGAGGAGCAGCTCGCCCGCGCCCCGCCGCGCCACCTCGACCGCCCAGGCGACGCCCTCGAGGCCGGTGGGCTTCGTCCCGCCCGCGATGTAGACCTCCCAGCCGCCGGCCGGGCGCCGCTTCACGTCGATGGCGACCACGAGCGCCTGCGCGCCCGCCACCGCCGACAGCCGGTCGACGAGGCCGGGGTCCTTCACCGCCGCCGAGTTCACGCTCACCTTGTCGGCGCCGGCGCGGAGCAGCGCCACCATCTCCGCCTCGCTGCGCACGCCCCCGCCCACCGTCAGCGGGGCGAAGACGCAGGCGGCGGTGCGCTCCACCAGCGCGAGCAGCGTGCCGCGGTTCTCGCGGGTGGCGGCGATGTCGAGGTAGGTGACCTCGTCGGCGCCCTGCGCGTCGTAGCGGCTCGCCGCCTCGACCGGATCGCCGGCGTCGCGGAGGTTCTCGAAGTGGACGCCCTTCACGACGCGCCCGTCCTTCACGTCGAGGCAGGGGATGATGCGCTTCGCCGGCATCAGCGCCGCTCCTCGCCCGAGGCCGCCCGGAGCGCCTGCGGGAGCTCGATCCGGCCCTCGTAGAGCGCCTTGCCCACGATGACGCCGGCCAGGCCGGCGGCGCGGCAGGCGCGCACGTCCTCGAGCGAGGCGACCCCGCCCGAGGCGACCACCTCCACCCCGGCCTCGCGGGCGAGCCTGGCCGCGCCCGCCGCGTCGACGCCGGTGAACATGCCGTCGCGCGCCACGTCGGTGTACTCGACCAGCGCCACGCCCGCCGCCTTCACGCGCCGGGCGACCTCCGCCGCCGGGAGCCCGCTCCCCTGCTCCCAGCCGGCGACCGCCACCTCGCCCCCCTTGGCGTCGATGCCGCAGACGATCCGGCCCGGGAAGCGCGCGCACGCCTCGCGCACGAGCTCGAGCCGGTGCACCGCCGCCGTGCCGAGCACGGCGAAGGCGGCGCCGAGGTTCAGCACCCGCTCGACGTCGGCGAGCGTGCGCAGGCCGCCGCCCACCTCGAACGGCACCCCGGCCGCGGCGATGGCGCCGATCGCCTCGAGGTTCACCGGGCGCCCGGCCCGGGCGCCGTCGAGGTCGACCACGTGGATGCGCTGCGCCCCGGCGGCGCCGAAGCCGCGCGCCACCTCGGCCGGATCAGCGGCGTAGGCCTTGCGCGTCCCGAAGTCGCCCTTCTGGAGCCGCACCACCTCGCCGCCCATGAGGTCGATGGCTGGGAGGACGATCATGCCGGCTGGACCTTCACGAACCGCTCGAGGAGCGAGAGGCCGACCTGCTGGCTCTTCTCCGGGTGGAACTGGACCGCGAACAGGTTGTCCCGCGCGTACGCGGCGCAGTACGGCGCGCCGTGCACCGCCACCAGCGACACGCCGGGCACGTCCGCCGGCGCGGCGAAGGAGTGGGCGAAGTAGACGTACTTCCCGTCGAGCGGGCGGAAGAGCGGGTGGCAGGCGGCGGTGGCGCGCACCGGGCTCCAGCCGATGTGGGGCAGCTTCACCGTGTCGGGCAACCGCGCGATCTTGCCCGGGACGAGCCCGAGCCCACGCACGCCGCCGTGCTCTTCCCCCTCCTCGAAGAGGAGCTGCAGGCCGACGCAGATGCCGAGGACCGGCGTGCCGCGCCGCACCGCCTCGACGAGCGCCTCGGCGCAGCCGGAGGCGCGCATGGCGTCGGCGCAGGCCCTCATGGAGCCCTGCCCCGGCACCACCACCCGCTCGGCCCGCCGCACCGCCTCGGGGTCGCGCGTCACCTCCACCGCCGCGCCCACGGCGCGGAGCGCGTTCTCGACCGAGCGCAGGTTCCCGGCGCCGTAGTCGAGGAGCGCGATCACAACAGCCTCCTTTGAGCTGGGGGGATGAAGCCCCCCCAGACCCCCCGCTCGCTCCGGGCCAGCCTCCTCCGGCTGCCCCTGCGCTCGCCACGCGGGTTCACAGCGTTCCTTTCGTCGACGGCAGCCCGCCGCCCTCGACCGCGGTGGCGGCGCGCAGCGCGCGGGCGGTGGCCTTGAAGATGGCCTCCACCACGTGGTGCAGGTTGCGGCCGTAGCGGACGTTCACGTGCAGGCAGAGCGCGGCGTGGTTCACGAGCGCCTGGAAGAAGTCGCGGGTGAGGTCCACGTCGTAGGCGCCGATGAACTTCTTCCCGGAGGGCAGGTCGGCGTGGAAGGTGAGGTGCGGGCGGCCGGAGAGGTCGACCACCGCCTCCACCAGCGCCTCGTCGAGCGGCACCACCGCGTGGCCGTAGCGCGCGATCCCGGTCTTGTCGTGGAGCGCCTGCTTCAGCGCCTCGCCGACCGCGATGCCGACGTCCTCCACCGTGTGGTGGGCGTCCACCTGCAGGTCGCCCTCGGCCTTCACGGTGAGCGCCATGCCGCCGTGCTTCGAGAGCTGCTCCAGCATGTGGTCGAAGAACGGCACGCCGGTCGACACGTCGGCCGGGCCGGGCGCGAGCGCGAGCTCGAGCCGGACGTCGGTCTCGCGCGTCTTCCGCGCCACCTTGCCCGCGCGGCGGGCAGCTTTCACGCCAGGACGGCGCGCAGGGCTCGCAGGCACGCTTCGTTCTCCTCGGAGGTTCCGGCCGTGATGCGCAGGCAGTCGTGCAGCGGGCCGGGGCGGGACAGGTTGCGCACGAGGACGCCGCGCGCGAGCAGGGCCCGGAAGACGGCCGGCGCGTCCGCCACCCGCACCAGGACGAAGTTCGAGTCGCTCGGGAAGACGGTGAGGGCCGGCAGCGCCCGCAGCCCGGCCTCGAGCTCGCGGCGCCGCTCGGCCACCCGCCGGATGCGCGCGTCGAGCGCCGCGGGCTCGTCGAGCGCGGCGCAGGCGAGCGCGATCGAGACCGAGTTCACGTTGTAGGGGAGCCGCACCTTGTGCAGCTCGGCGATGGCGTCGGCCGGGCCGACCAGCGCGCCGAGCCGGAGCGCGGCGAGGCCGATCTTGGAGAGCGTCCGCATGACGAACAGCCCCGGCACCTCGCCCACCCGGCCGAGCTGCGTCGCCCCGCCGAAGTCGCCGTAGGCCTCGTCCACCACCGCCACGCCCTCCATCGCCCGCGCCAGCCGCTCCATGGCGCCCGCGTCGAAGCGGTTGCCGGTGGGGTTGTTGGGGGAGGCGTAGAAGGCGAGCGCCGGCCGCTCGCGGCGGATGGCCTCGAGCAGCGCCGCCTCGTCGAGCTGGAACCGCGCGTCGAGCGGCACCGGCAGCGGCACCGCGCCGTGGGCGAGCGCGATGGCCTCGTACTCGCCGAAGGTGGGCGCCGGGTAGAGCACCCGCGCCGCCCGGCCGTCGCGCCCGCCGCCGAAGGCGGTGAGCAGGATGGAGATGATCTCGTCCGAGCCGTTGCCGAGGAGGAGCTGCTCGGGCCGGACGCCCCAGCGCCGCGCCAGCGCCTCGCGCAGCGGCCGCGCCGAGACCTCCGGGTAGCGGTGGAAGGCGACCTTCCCGAGCTCGCGCTGGAAGGCGGCGAGCTCGTCCGCCTCGAGCGGGTAGGCCGCCTCGTTGGCGTCGAGCCGCACCAGCTCCCTCGGCGCGGTGGCGTAGTCGAACGGGCTGTAGAGCGACAGGTCGAAGACCGCCGGCCGCAGGTGCTCCTTCCAGCTCATCGCACCACCTTCAGCAGGCGGGGCTTCGCCTTCGTCCCTCTCCCCTTGCTCACCTTGCGCGGCGCGCTCGGGCGCGCCTTGCCCGCCGCCACCCTGAACCGGACCGCCCGCGCGTGCGCCTCGAACCCCTCTGCCGCCGCCAGCGCCTCCACCGCGGGCGCGACCGCCGCCAGCGCGGCTGGCGACAGGTCGAGCACGCTCATCCGCCGGCGGAAGGTGGCGACCGACAGCGGCGAGGCGAAGCGCGCCGTGCCCGCGGTGGGCAGGACGTGGCTCGGCCCCGCCACGTAGTCGCCCACCGCCTCCGGGGTGTTGGTGCCGGCGAAGACCGCGCCGGCGCGACGGATGCGCCTCACCCAGCGGGCGGCGTCGGGGAGGAGCAGCGCCAGGTGCTCCGGCGCGAAGTCGTCCGCGAGCGCCACCGCCTCCGCCACGTCGCGCGTCACCACCAGCGCGCCGCGCTCGGCGATGGAGCGGCCCGCGATCTCGCGGCGGGGGAGGTCGGCGAGCTGCCGGGCCACCTCCGCGTCCACCTCCTCGGCCAGCGCCGGGGACGGGGTGAGGAGCACCGGCACGGCGCGCACGTCGTGCTCGGCCTGCGCCAAGAGGTCGCTCGCCGCCTCGCGCGGGTCGGCCCTGGGCCCGGCCACCACCACCACCTCGGTCGGGCCGGCGATCATGTCGATGTCGACCTGCCCGAAGACGAGCCGCTTGGCTGCGGCCACGTAGGCGTTGCCGGGCCCGCAGATCTTGTCGACCGGCGGCACGGTGGCGGTGCCGTAGGCCATGGCCGCCACGGCCTGCGCCCCGCCGGCGCGGAACAGCTTCGCGACCCCGGCCACGTGGCAGGCGGCGAGCGTCCACAGGTCCACCTCGCCGGTGCCGCGCACGCCCGGGGAGCAGGCGACGATCTCGTCCACCCCGGCCACGCGGGCGGGGATGGCGGTCATGAGGATGGTGGAGGGGTAGCGGGCGGTGCCGCCCGGCGCGTAGACCCCCACCCGCCGGAGCGGCCGCGTCACCTGGCCCAGGGTGGCGCCGGCGCGATCGCGGAAGGTCTTCACCTCGGCGTCGATCTCGCGCTCGTGGAAGGCCGTGATCCGGCCGGCGGCGAGCTCGAGCGCCTGCCGCGCGGCGCGGGGCAGCTGGCGGAAGGCGGCCTTGAACTCGGCCGGGCCGAAGGCGAGCGCCTCCGCCGAGGCGGGCTTCCAGCCGTCGAACCGCTCGGTGAGCTCGAGGAGCGCGGCGTCGCCGCGGGCGCGCACGTCGGCGACCACGCGGGCCGCCGCCTCGCGCACGGGGCCCTCGTCCTCCTCCGAGCCGCGCGCGCACAGCTTCGCCCACGCCGCGGGGAAGCCGGGATCGGTGGTGTGCAGGGTCTTCAAGGTCGGCTCCGGTGCGAGCCGCTCTTTATAGCGAAAAGGGCGGGGGGAGGCGAGGCTCGCCCACACCGCGCCGGGGCGGCTTGATATCCTCCTCGCATGGCCCCCCGGACCGACCTCTGGCTGCAGAACCTCGTCGACGAGCGCGACGGCGCCGCCCTCTACGAGGGACTGGCGAACGTCGAGCGCGACCCGGCGCGTGCGCGGGCCTTCCGCGAGCTGGCCGAGGGCGAGCGCCGGCACGCCGAGATCTGGCACCGGAAGCTGCAGAAGGAGGGGGCCGCGCTCCCGCCCGACCGGCCGAGCTCGCGGGTGCGCGTCCTCATCTGGCTGGCGCGGCGGCTCGGGACCAACGCCGTGCTGCCGCTCGTGCTCGAGAACGAGAGCGACGACGCGGAGAAGTACCAGCAGCAGGGCGGCGAGGCCGAGGCCTCGGCGATGGCCGAGGAGGAGCGGAGCCACCGGGCGGTGCTGGCCGGCATGGGCGAGGGCCAGCCGCAGGGGGCGCGCTCGGCCATCGCGGTGCGCGAGCGGTGGCACCGCGGCGGCCGCGGCGGGTCCATCCGCGCCGCCATCTTCGGGATGAACGACGGCCTGGTCTCGAACCTGTCCCTGGTGCTGGGCGTGGCCGGCGCGGTGCACGACCCGCGCACGGTGCTCGTGACCGGCTTCGCGGGGCTGCTCGCCGGCGCCTCCTCCATGGCGGTCGGCGAGTACACCTCGGTGGCGAGCCAGCGCGACCTCCTGATCCGCCAGGTGGAGCTGGAGAAGCGCGAGATCGCCGAGGCACCGGAGGAGGAGGCGGCCGAGCTGGCGCTCATCTTCAAGCAGAAGGGGCTCTCCACCGAGCAGGCGAGCCGCACCGCCGCCGAGATCCTCAAGAACCCGGACCACGCGCTCGACACGCTGGTGCGCGAGGAGCTCGGGCTCGACCCGGAGGACCTCGGCTCGCCCACCCACGCCGCGCTCTCCTCGTTCCTCATGTTCGCGGTGGGCGCGACCATCCCGGTGCTGCCGTTCCTGTTCCTGCACGGGACGACCGCGGTGCTGCTCGCCTCGGGGCTGGCGGGGCTCGTGCTGGCGGCGGTGGGCGCGGTGGTGGGGTTCCTGGCCGGGACGAGCCCGGTCCGCTCGGCGGCGCGGATGGTGGGGCTCGCCGCGGTGGCGGCCGGCATCACTTACGGCGTGGGGCGGCTCTTCGGCGCGTCGGTCGGCTGAGCGCCCTCGGGCGCGGGCTCCCCCTCCGCCCACGCCTTCTTCCGCTCGCGCCGGCGCGCGTAGTAGCGGCTGATGGAGGGCAGGCTGAAGCGGTTCATCGTCACCGAGTGGGTGACCGTGGCGTTGAGGCGATCGACGTCGTCGAACCAGGCCGGCAGGTGCACCGGCCCGGCGCAGATCCCCTCCTCGACGAGGTCGCGCACCAGCTCCGCCTCGTCCACGCTCATCTTGCCCGCCAGGAACGCGCGCACGAGGTCGAGGTCGCGCCCCTCCAGCGCCGCGCGCAGGAAGTTGAAGGTGCGGCAGTACCCGCGCTGGTAGGCGACGTCCTTGGTGAAGGGCGCGCCGCCCTCCAGCACCCCGCCGCGGAAGACGCGCTCGCTC
The genomic region above belongs to Anaeromyxobacter diazotrophicus and contains:
- a CDS encoding VIT1/CCC1 transporter family protein, which translates into the protein MAPRTDLWLQNLVDERDGAALYEGLANVERDPARARAFRELAEGERRHAEIWHRKLQKEGAALPPDRPSSRVRVLIWLARRLGTNAVLPLVLENESDDAEKYQQQGGEAEASAMAEEERSHRAVLAGMGEGQPQGARSAIAVRERWHRGGRGGSIRAAIFGMNDGLVSNLSLVLGVAGAVHDPRTVLVTGFAGLLAGASSMAVGEYTSVASQRDLLIRQVELEKREIAEAPEEEAAELALIFKQKGLSTEQASRTAAEILKNPDHALDTLVREELGLDPEDLGSPTHAALSSFLMFAVGATIPVLPFLFLHGTTAVLLASGLAGLVLAAVGAVVGFLAGTSPVRSAARMVGLAAVAAGITYGVGRLFGASVG
- the hisC gene encoding histidinol-phosphate transaminase: MSWKEHLRPAVFDLSLYSPFDYATAPRELVRLDANEAAYPLEADELAAFQRELGKVAFHRYPEVSARPLREALARRWGVRPEQLLLGNGSDEIISILLTAFGGGRDGRAARVLYPAPTFGEYEAIALAHGAVPLPVPLDARFQLDEAALLEAIRRERPALAFYASPNNPTGNRFDAGAMERLARAMEGVAVVDEAYGDFGGATQLGRVGEVPGLFVMRTLSKIGLAALRLGALVGPADAIAELHKVRLPYNVNSVSIALACAALDEPAALDARIRRVAERRRELEAGLRALPALTVFPSDSNFVLVRVADAPAVFRALLARGVLVRNLSRPGPLHDCLRITAGTSEENEACLRALRAVLA
- the hisD gene encoding histidinol dehydrogenase — encoded protein: MKTLHTTDPGFPAAWAKLCARGSEEDEGPVREAAARVVADVRARGDAALLELTERFDGWKPASAEALAFGPAEFKAAFRQLPRAARQALELAAGRITAFHEREIDAEVKTFRDRAGATLGQVTRPLRRVGVYAPGGTARYPSTILMTAIPARVAGVDEIVACSPGVRGTGEVDLWTLAACHVAGVAKLFRAGGAQAVAAMAYGTATVPPVDKICGPGNAYVAAAKRLVFGQVDIDMIAGPTEVVVVAGPRADPREAASDLLAQAEHDVRAVPVLLTPSPALAEEVDAEVARQLADLPRREIAGRSIAERGALVVTRDVAEAVALADDFAPEHLALLLPDAARWVRRIRRAGAVFAGTNTPEAVGDYVAGPSHVLPTAGTARFASPLSVATFRRRMSVLDLSPAALAAVAPAVEALAAAEGFEAHARAVRFRVAAGKARPSAPRKVSKGRGTKAKPRLLKVVR
- the hisH gene encoding imidazole glycerol phosphate synthase subunit HisH; this translates as MIALLDYGAGNLRSVENALRAVGAAVEVTRDPEAVRRAERVVVPGQGSMRACADAMRASGCAEALVEAVRRGTPVLGICVGLQLLFEEGEEHGGVRGLGLVPGKIARLPDTVKLPHIGWSPVRATAACHPLFRPLDGKYVYFAHSFAAPADVPGVSLVAVHGAPYCAAYARDNLFAVQFHPEKSQQVGLSLLERFVKVQPA
- the hisF gene encoding imidazole glycerol phosphate synthase subunit HisF gives rise to the protein MPAKRIIPCLDVKDGRVVKGVHFENLRDAGDPVEAASRYDAQGADEVTYLDIAATRENRGTLLALVERTAACVFAPLTVGGGVRSEAEMVALLRAGADKVSVNSAAVKDPGLVDRLSAVAGAQALVVAIDVKRRPAGGWEVYIAGGTKPTGLEGVAWAVEVARRGAGELLLTSMDRDGTRGGYDLELLEKVCGAVSIPVIASGGVGTLEHLAEGLRYADAALAASIFHDGEYTVGEAKAYLRQRGFEVRP
- the hisA gene encoding 1-(5-phosphoribosyl)-5-[(5-phosphoribosylamino)methylideneamino]imidazole-4-carboxamide isomerase yields the protein MIVLPAIDLMGGEVVRLQKGDFGTRKAYAADPAEVARGFGAAGAQRIHVVDLDGARAGRPVNLEAIGAIAAAGVPFEVGGGLRTLADVERVLNLGAAFAVLGTAAVHRLELVREACARFPGRIVCGIDAKGGEVAVAGWEQGSGLPAAEVARRVKAAGVALVEYTDVARDGMFTGVDAAGAARLAREAGVEVVASGGVASLEDVRACRAAGLAGVIVGKALYEGRIELPQALRAASGEERR
- the hisB gene encoding imidazoleglycerol-phosphate dehydratase HisB, whose product is MPASPARRPGVKAARRAGKVARKTRETDVRLELALAPGPADVSTGVPFFDHMLEQLSKHGGMALTVKAEGDLQVDAHHTVEDVGIAVGEALKQALHDKTGIARYGHAVVPLDEALVEAVVDLSGRPHLTFHADLPSGKKFIGAYDVDLTRDFFQALVNHAALCLHVNVRYGRNLHHVVEAIFKATARALRAATAVEGGGLPSTKGTL